A window of Kribbella amoyensis contains these coding sequences:
- the meaB gene encoding methylmalonyl Co-A mutase-associated GTPase MeaB, with product MPRRTAPVAELVERARDGESRAVARLISLVEDQSPRLREVMAALAPHAGRAHIIGITGSPGVGKSTSTSALVSAYRKTGKRVGVLAVDPSSPFSGGALLGDRVRMQDHATDSGVFIRSMASRGHLGGLSWSTPQALRVLDAAGFDVVLVETVGVGQSEVEIAGMADTTLVLLAPGMGDGIQAAKAGILEVGDIYVVNKADRDGVQNVTRDLRAMLALADRPEGAWAPPILKTVASRNEGVDEVVAAIEDRLAWMEPNGVLDERRRSRARDEIEAIAMTALRSRFAHLHGDARLDVLAAKVVTGDTDPYSAADELISAL from the coding sequence ATGCCACGCCGTACCGCACCCGTCGCCGAACTCGTCGAGCGCGCCCGGGACGGGGAGTCCCGGGCCGTCGCGCGGCTCATCTCCCTGGTGGAGGACCAGTCGCCCCGGCTCCGGGAGGTGATGGCCGCCCTCGCCCCGCACGCGGGGCGCGCGCACATCATCGGAATCACCGGATCGCCCGGGGTCGGGAAGTCCACGTCGACGTCCGCGCTGGTCTCGGCGTACCGCAAGACCGGCAAGCGGGTCGGCGTGCTCGCGGTCGACCCGTCGTCGCCGTTCTCCGGCGGCGCGCTGCTCGGCGACCGGGTCCGGATGCAGGACCACGCGACCGACAGCGGGGTGTTCATCCGGTCGATGGCGTCCCGCGGTCACCTCGGCGGGCTGTCCTGGTCGACCCCGCAGGCGTTGCGGGTGCTGGACGCGGCCGGGTTCGACGTGGTGCTGGTGGAGACGGTCGGCGTCGGCCAGTCCGAGGTGGAGATCGCCGGGATGGCGGACACCACGCTGGTCCTGCTGGCGCCGGGGATGGGCGACGGCATCCAGGCCGCGAAGGCGGGCATCCTCGAGGTCGGCGACATCTACGTGGTGAACAAGGCCGACCGCGACGGCGTCCAGAACGTCACCCGGGACCTGCGCGCGATGCTGGCGCTGGCCGACCGGCCGGAGGGTGCCTGGGCGCCGCCGATCCTGAAGACCGTGGCCAGCCGGAACGAGGGCGTCGACGAGGTGGTCGCCGCGATCGAGGACCGGCTCGCCTGGATGGAGCCGAACGGTGTCCTGGACGAGCGCCGCCGGAGCCGGGCCCGGGACGAGATCGAGGCGATCGCGATGACGGCGCTGCGGTCCCGGTTCGCCCACCTGCACGGCGACGCCCGGCTCGACGTACTGGCCGCGAAGGTGGTCACCGGCGACACCGACCCGTACTCCGCGGCCGACGAGCTGATCTCGGCGCTCTGA
- a CDS encoding PH domain-containing protein produces the protein MAGIGLFRIFDPKVRRHLISDEGEVVIDEVRHHWVVFIVPMLEVFLAAALLAVMLWQTPGAGVVLLAIVLVLLGHAFWQFLTQHRDRFVVTNMRVMRIRGVFSQTVATTPIARILDITLAKPLVGRVFGYGHFIFESAAQDQGFREIKFVSRPDDRDLTIQRVIQRTGLRASASVDVVQGDDDDTDDDGTGPIGMDSAQEVTTTIPRPAPVQTRVAGGGTKSIFNSERGNWSDQDHDD, from the coding sequence ATGGCCGGAATAGGCCTGTTCCGGATCTTCGACCCGAAGGTCCGGCGGCATCTGATCTCGGACGAGGGCGAGGTCGTCATCGACGAGGTACGCCATCACTGGGTGGTGTTCATCGTTCCGATGCTCGAGGTCTTCCTCGCGGCCGCGCTGCTGGCGGTGATGCTGTGGCAGACCCCCGGCGCGGGGGTGGTGCTGCTGGCGATCGTGCTGGTGCTGCTCGGGCACGCGTTCTGGCAGTTCCTCACCCAGCACCGGGACCGGTTCGTCGTCACCAACATGCGGGTGATGCGGATCCGCGGCGTCTTCTCCCAGACCGTCGCGACCACCCCGATCGCCCGGATCCTCGACATCACCCTGGCCAAGCCGCTCGTCGGTCGCGTCTTCGGATACGGGCACTTCATCTTCGAGTCCGCCGCGCAGGACCAGGGCTTCCGCGAGATCAAGTTCGTCAGCCGGCCCGACGACCGTGACCTGACCATCCAGCGCGTCATCCAGCGCACCGGCCTGCGCGCCTCGGCCAGCGTCGACGTCGTCCAGGGTGACGACGACGACACCGACGACGACGGCACCGGCCCGATCGGGATGGACTCCGCCCAGGAAGTCACCACCACGATCCCGCGCCCGGCCCCGGTCCAGACCCGCGTCGCCGGCGGCGGGACGAAGTCGATCTTCAACAGCGAGCGCGGCAACTGGTCCGACCAGGACCACGACGACTGA